A stretch of Triticum aestivum cultivar Chinese Spring chromosome 1D, IWGSC CS RefSeq v2.1, whole genome shotgun sequence DNA encodes these proteins:
- the LOC123181289 gene encoding cytochrome P450 89A2-like, producing MEAWLLLPVALLLPFLIVLLAQRVAGKAKNGSRIPPGPLALPLLGSLLWLMHSSADVEPLLRRLMARHGPVVSLRVGSRLSIFVADRRLAHAALVERGAALADRPAVTRGLFGETGNTVARACYGPAWRLLRRNLVSETLHPSRVRLFAPARAWVRRVLADKLLRDSGPGVEAAPRGVMVMEAFRYAMFCLLVLMCFGERLDEAAVRAVGAAQRDWLLYVARKKSVFAFWPAVTKHLFRGRLKMGLALRRRQKELFLPLIDARRERKKQINRGAGVVLPMAETTFEHSYVDTLLDIKLPEEEEAGRALTDDEMVVLCSEFLIAGTDTTSTGLQWIMAELVKNPAIQDKLYDEISATTGDDWQEVSEEDIHKMPYLKAVVLEGLRRHPPAHFVLPHKAMEDMEIDGYLIPKGATVNFMVAEMGRDEREWEKPMEFVPERFLPGGDGEGVDVAGSREIRMMPFGVGRRICAGLGVAMLHLEYFVANLVNEFEWREIPGDEVDFAEKPEFTVVMAKPLCARLVPRSRS from the coding sequence ATGGAGGCATGGCTCCTGCTCCCTGtcgccctcctcctccccttcctcaTCGTCCTGCTCGCGCAGCGCGTCGCGGGTAAGGCCAAGAACGGCAGCCGCATCCCGCCGGGCCCGCTCGCCTTGCCGTTgctcggcagcctgctgtggctGATGCACTCCTCAGCCGACGTGGAGCCCCTCCTCCGGCGCCTCATGGCGCGGCACGGCCCCGTCGTGTCGCTGCGCGTCGGCTCCCGCCTCTCCATCTTCGTGGCCGACCGGCGACTGGCCCACGCCGCCCTGGTGGAGCGTGGCGCCGCTCTGGCTGACCGCCCGGCGGTCACGCGCGGCCTCTTCGGCGAGACTGGCAACACAGTCGCGCGCGCCTGCTACGGGCCCGCGTGGCGCCTCCTGCGGCGCAACCTCGTCTCGGAGACGCTGCACCCGTCGCGTGTCCGCCTCTTCGCGCCCGCGCGCGCCTGGGTGCGCCGCGTGCTCGCGGACAAGCTGCTGCGGGACTCCGGCCCCGGCGTGGAGGCGGCGCCCCGCGGGGTCATGGTCATGGAGGCGTTCCGGTACGCCATGTTCTGCCTCCTCGTGCTCATGTGCTTCGGCGAGAGGCTCGACGAGGCCGCGGTGCGGGCGGTCGGCGCCGCGCAGCGCGACTGGCTCTTGTACGTCGCGCGCAAGAAGAGTGTCTTCGCCTTCTGGCCGGCTGTCACCAAGCACCTTTTTCGCGGCCGTCTCAAGATGGGCCTCGCCCTGCGGCGGCGGCAGAAGGAGCTCTTCCTGCCGCTGATTGACGCGCGGCGGGAGCGCAAGAAGCAGATCAACCGTGGCGCCGGCGTGGTGTTGCCGATGGCGGAGACCACGTTTGAGCACTCGTACGTGGACACCCTGCTCGACATCAAGCTCCCTGAAGAAGAAGAGGCTGGCCGCGCGCTCACGGACGACGAGATGGTCGTACTCTGCTCCGAGTTCCTTATCGCCGGAACCGACACCACCTCCACCGGGCTGCAATGGATCATGGCTGAGCTCGTCAAGAACCCGGCCATCCAAGACAAGCTCTATGACGAGATCAGCGCCACAACTGGAGACGACTGGCAAGAGGTCTCCGAGGAGGATATCCACAAGATGCCTTACCTCAAAGCCGTCGTCCTTGAGGGACTGCGCAGGCACCCACCGGCGCACTTCGTGCTGCCGCACAAGGCGATGGAGGACATGGAGATTGACGGGTACCTGATCCCGAAGGGCGCCACTGTGAACTTCATGGTGGCCGAGATGGGCAGGGACGAGCGGGAGTGGGAGAAGCCGATGGAGTTCGTGCCCGAGCGATTCTTGCCGGGCGGCGATGGCGAGGGGGTGGATGTGGCCGGCAGCAGGGAGATCAGGATGATGCCATTCGGTGTCGGGAGGAGGATCTGCGCCGGGCTCGGCGTCGCCATGCTTCACCTTGAGTACTTCGTGGCCAATTTGGTCAATGAGTTCGAGTGGCGTGAGATTCCAGGCGACGAGGTGGATTTCGCCGAGAAGCCGGAGTTCACCGTCGTCATGGCCAAGCCGCTGTGCGCGAGGTTGGTGCCCAGAAGCAGGAGCTGA